Proteins from a single region of Centropristis striata isolate RG_2023a ecotype Rhode Island chromosome 9, C.striata_1.0, whole genome shotgun sequence:
- the LOC131977172 gene encoding hydroxylysine kinase-like, whose translation MDNATAADPRPTLTLQQATDLTLKLYGVTTAEISTLPSYYDQNFFLVDNEGTKYVLKIMNSEESKKATLLEVQTSAMSFLHQHGVPAQTAVPTSSGQLMSMEKIDCGHGAQTYCVRLLTYLPGKTVAESPMTTRDLYHVGKLVASMDKSLQQMVSPNQDVFQRNDVVWSLSNIPLIENYISVMDGDPLQDVIKAVIEQYKSQVQPKLSSFQKGIIHGDTNDQNIIVTPVGNGHHNVSGMLDFSLLSNDCYVFEVAITIMYAMLENARPLDVGGAVLAGWESIMTLNEDERDSLFLLVLGRLCQSLVYGRYNAQKNPTKNKKYILSTAKTGFRLLAQLWELGKKEVESKWFADASTFSDN comes from the exons ATGG ATAATGCCACAGCTGCTGATCCAAGGCCAACACTCACCCTGCAGCAAGCAACTGACCTGACACTGAAACTTTACGGAGTGACTACAGCTGAGATCTCCACCCTGCCCAGTTATTACGACCAGAACTTCTTCTTGGTGGACAATGAGGGCACCAAGTATGTCCTGAAGATCATGAATTCAGAAGAGAGCAAGAAGGCCACCCTGCTGGAGGTGCAGACTTCTGCCATGTCCTTTCTACACCAGCATGGAGTTCCAGCCCAGACAGCCGTGCCCACCAGCTCAGGGCAGCTCATGAGTATGGAGAAAATAG ACTGTGGACATGGTGCTCAGACTTACTGTGTGAGGTTGTTGACCTATCTACCTGGAAAAACCGTTGCAGAATCTCCAATGACAACGCGAGATCTTTATCATGTGGGCAAGTTGGTTGCCTCTATGGATAAGTCATTGCAACAA atggTTTCGCCAAACCAGGACGTCTTCCAAAGAAATGATGTGGTTTGGAGTTTATCCAACATTCCGCTTATAGAAAACTACATATCAGTGATGGACGGAGATCCCCTGCAGGACGTGATCAAAGCAGTCATTGAACAGTATAAATCACAGGTGCAGCCCAAACTCAGCTCTTTCCAAAAAG GAATAATACACGGGgacacaaatgaccagaacatcATTGTCACACCAGTAGGTAACGGGCATCACAATGTGTCTGGCATGCTGGACTTTTCTCTTCTCAGTAATGACTGCTATGTATTTGAAGTGGCAATAACAATCATGTATGCGATGCTGGAGAACGCCAGGCCTCTGGATGTGGGTGGAGCAGTGTTAGCAGGCTGGGAGAGCATTATGACGCTCAATGAAGATGAAAGGGATTCCCTCTTCTTGCTGGTGCTCGGTCGTCTCTGCCAGTCTCTGGTTTATGGCCGCTACAATgctcaaaaaaacccaacaaaaaacaaaaaatacatccTGAGTACGGCCAAGACTGGGTTTCGGCTTCTTGCTCAACTTTGGGAGCTAGGAAAGAAAGAAGTAGAAAGCAAATGGTTCGCAGATGCCAGCACATTCTCGGACAATtaa